A genomic region of Planctomycetaceae bacterium contains the following coding sequences:
- a CDS encoding glycosyltransferase family 39 protein — protein MTTGFKMSADNERTEFSMAAKWRPLVLAMLVIALLLRILAAIVIERHVQDAGRQFLIEGDSNGYWILAQKIAAGEDYEIYTPPRRVLRMPGFPLLLAGSIRLFGDRIFAARIVLAFVGTACCWLTYLLGTRLVMRRVGFWAALFVAVNPLHVGNSVIILSETWFTFWMLLSLLALTGLLQAGQEGCSIVTGNALPHSLAGKTCAWRLWLRAILVGGLIGAASLVRPGFLPWLAFCFLAVTILVRRSFPARVVIATGLLIGCGLAMLPWTLRNVAVTGHWVVTSLWSGPSLYDGLNPEATGASDMQFFDRENVLSKMSEFEMNRHYKDRAVDFVKNHLGRAVELAFVKAVRFLNPVPNQLNSNRVIQGLCIIWYVAFLLLLVGAVWSRLLDMEGWVVVLGPFLLFLLVHMVFVGSVRYRLPVEFPMSVQAACGLRWLLNLRTQGTEMEKTVN, from the coding sequence ATGACGACTGGATTCAAGATGTCAGCGGACAATGAACGCACTGAATTCAGTATGGCTGCGAAGTGGCGACCGCTGGTCCTGGCCATGCTGGTCATCGCTCTGCTGCTGCGAATACTCGCCGCGATCGTCATCGAACGACACGTTCAAGACGCAGGACGGCAGTTTCTGATCGAAGGCGATTCGAACGGTTACTGGATTCTGGCGCAAAAGATCGCCGCCGGCGAAGACTATGAAATCTATACGCCACCGCGGCGAGTCCTGCGGATGCCCGGGTTTCCGCTGCTGCTGGCCGGGTCGATCCGGCTGTTCGGCGACCGCATCTTCGCGGCGAGAATCGTGCTGGCCTTTGTCGGGACCGCCTGCTGCTGGCTGACCTATCTGCTGGGAACGCGGCTGGTGATGAGGCGAGTCGGGTTCTGGGCCGCGCTGTTTGTGGCCGTCAATCCGCTGCACGTCGGCAACAGCGTCATCATTCTGTCCGAAACGTGGTTCACCTTCTGGATGCTGCTCAGCCTGCTGGCGCTGACCGGCTTGCTGCAGGCTGGTCAGGAAGGCTGTTCAATCGTCACCGGAAATGCACTACCGCATTCCCTGGCGGGCAAGACCTGTGCGTGGCGGCTGTGGCTGCGAGCGATCCTGGTCGGAGGATTGATCGGGGCCGCGTCATTGGTGAGGCCGGGGTTCCTGCCGTGGCTGGCGTTCTGTTTCCTGGCCGTGACGATTCTGGTCCGGCGATCATTTCCTGCCCGAGTGGTGATTGCCACCGGCCTGCTGATTGGCTGCGGGCTGGCGATGCTGCCGTGGACACTTCGCAATGTCGCGGTGACCGGCCATTGGGTTGTCACTTCGCTTTGGTCCGGTCCCAGTTTGTACGATGGGCTGAACCCGGAGGCCACCGGCGCCAGCGACATGCAGTTCTTCGATCGCGAAAACGTTCTTTCGAAGATGTCCGAATTCGAAATGAACCGGCACTACAAAGATCGAGCGGTCGATTTCGTCAAAAACCATCTTGGACGTGCCGTGGAACTGGCGTTCGTCAAGGCGGTCCGTTTCCTGAATCCCGTGCCGAATCAACTTAATTCAAACCGCGTAATTCAGGGGCTGTGCATCATCTGGTATGTGGCGTTCCTGCTGTTGTTGGTCGGGGCAGTCTGGTCGAGATTGCTTGACATGGAAGGCTGGGTTGTCGTGCTGGGGCCGTTCCTGCTGTTTCTGCTGGTTCATATGGTCTTCGTTGGCTCAGTCAGGTATCGTCTTCCGGTGGAATTTCCGATGTCGGTGCAGGCGGCCTGCGGTCTGCGCTGGCTGCTGAATCTACGGACACAGGGAACAGAGATGGAGAAGACAGTCAATTAA
- a CDS encoding sulfatase-like hydrolase/transferase, whose product MQRCTRVLFVPVVFLFAAVAVADERKPNVIMILADDQGSIDLNCYGATDLATPELDSLAARGVRFTQFYSAAPVCSPSRAGFVTGLYPQRAGVPGNVSSQQGQSGMPSSTKTVAEIFAADGYRTGHVGKWHLGYTPDTMPNGQGFETSFGHMGGCIDNYSHFFYWNGPNRHDLWKNGTEIFHDGHYFPDMMANEAIRFIEDHRDQPFLLYWALNTPHYPLQGTDKWRTHYAGLDAPRRMYAAFVSTTDEVVGRVLKRLEELELRDHTIVVFQSDHGHSTEERTFGGGGNPGPYRGAKFSLFEGGIRVPAIVSWPGKFPEGEVRDQMATGCDWVPTLAALCGVAASGVEFDGKDISDVIRSSVALSPHDVFHWQSGGGRDDPQWAVRKGHWKLIGNPRDTSNLAELTGADKSRFLVNLSESVRELHSVAAENPAIVRDLESLHDDWIQDVSGQ is encoded by the coding sequence ATGCAGCGCTGCACACGAGTCCTGTTCGTTCCGGTCGTCTTCCTGTTTGCGGCGGTCGCGGTGGCCGACGAACGCAAACCCAACGTCATCATGATTCTGGCCGATGATCAGGGCAGCATCGATTTGAACTGTTACGGCGCCACCGATCTGGCGACTCCCGAACTGGATTCTCTGGCGGCGCGCGGAGTCCGGTTCACGCAGTTCTACTCCGCAGCCCCTGTGTGTTCACCGTCGCGAGCCGGCTTTGTCACGGGCTTGTATCCGCAGCGAGCCGGAGTTCCCGGAAACGTTTCGTCTCAACAGGGACAGTCCGGCATGCCTTCGTCCACAAAAACCGTAGCCGAAATCTTCGCGGCCGACGGTTACAGAACCGGTCACGTTGGCAAGTGGCATCTGGGCTATACACCCGACACGATGCCCAACGGCCAGGGATTCGAAACGTCCTTCGGCCACATGGGGGGCTGCATCGATAACTATTCGCACTTCTTCTACTGGAACGGTCCGAACCGGCACGACCTGTGGAAAAACGGGACGGAAATATTTCACGACGGACACTACTTCCCCGACATGATGGCAAACGAAGCAATTCGGTTCATCGAAGACCATCGCGACCAACCCTTCCTGTTGTATTGGGCGCTGAATACGCCGCACTATCCTCTGCAGGGAACGGACAAGTGGCGAACGCACTATGCCGGCCTGGATGCTCCGCGGCGGATGTACGCCGCGTTTGTCTCCACGACGGATGAAGTCGTGGGACGCGTGCTGAAGCGGTTGGAGGAACTCGAGCTGCGAGACCACACGATCGTCGTGTTTCAGTCAGACCACGGTCACAGCACGGAAGAACGCACGTTCGGCGGAGGTGGAAATCCAGGCCCCTACCGCGGCGCGAAATTCAGCCTGTTCGAAGGCGGCATCCGCGTTCCGGCGATTGTCTCCTGGCCAGGAAAATTTCCGGAAGGTGAAGTTCGCGATCAAATGGCGACCGGCTGCGACTGGGTTCCCACGCTGGCAGCACTTTGCGGCGTGGCAGCATCCGGCGTGGAATTCGACGGGAAGGACATTTCTGACGTGATCAGGTCATCGGTTGCACTGTCGCCACACGATGTCTTTCACTGGCAGTCCGGCGGAGGCAGGGACGATCCGCAGTGGGCCGTCCGAAAGGGCCACTGGAAGCTGATCGGCAATCCTCGCGACACAAGCAACCTGGCCGAACTGACAGGTGCGGACAAGAGCCGCTTCCTTGTCAATCTCAGCGAATCCGTGCGCGAGCTGCATAGCGTCGCGGCCGAAAACCCCGCGATCGTCCGCGACCTGGAATCGCTGCATGACGACTGGATTCAAGATGTCAGCGGACAATGA
- the hpt gene encoding hypoxanthine phosphoribosyltransferase, with protein sequence MRTLIDETEIRDRVRELGAVLTAEYSGRPLTILGVLTGSVVLLADLIRATSVPLRVAMIQASSYGGARTSPGLLTINSSLVPDLRGRDVVILDDIFDTGNTMVGLYESVREFNPASVRSAVLLWKTARSEVDIEPDYFCFKIPDEFVVGYGLDYNDEFRHLPYIGVPDQADLDHARRCDR encoded by the coding sequence ATGCGAACACTGATCGACGAAACTGAAATTCGCGACCGAGTCCGTGAACTGGGCGCGGTGCTCACTGCGGAATACTCCGGCCGGCCGCTGACGATTCTGGGAGTGCTGACCGGCAGTGTTGTCCTGCTGGCCGATCTGATCCGGGCGACATCGGTTCCGCTGCGAGTCGCCATGATTCAGGCATCCAGTTACGGAGGCGCCCGCACGTCGCCGGGACTGCTGACGATCAACAGTTCTCTGGTCCCCGATCTCCGCGGCCGCGATGTCGTCATTCTGGATGACATCTTCGATACCGGAAACACGATGGTCGGCCTCTACGAATCCGTTCGGGAATTCAACCCCGCCAGCGTCAGGTCAGCGGTGCTGCTGTGGAAGACGGCTCGATCCGAAGTAGACATCGAACCGGACTACTTCTGCTTCAAAATTCCCGACGAGTTTGTTGTCGGTTACGGCCTGGACTACAACGACGAGTTCCGTCACCTGCCGTATATCGGTGTCCCCGATCAGGCGGACCTGGACCACGCGAGACGATGCGATCGCTAA
- a CDS encoding glycosyltransferase family 2 protein yields the protein MIPSEPNSSVTMQNSPNFDIVRPWSPEWYEVQKSNLGEAACRHAGFYPIPDNIRLSVVIPVYNEEKTLLDLVDRVREVPVRKELILVDDCSRDNSAAILKQLAEDSRMDDFNRVRVFFHEVNQGKGAALRTGFQNVEGDIVIIQDADLEYDPSEYPSLLKPIIEGRADVVYGSRFLGDKAHRVLYYWHYVGNRFLTMLSNWFTNLNLTDMETCYKVFRAEVIRELTPRLKQNRFGFEPEITARIARRRYRVFETSVSYSGRTYAEGKKIGWKDGFQAIWCIVRFGLAD from the coding sequence ATGATTCCGTCCGAACCCAATTCCTCCGTGACCATGCAGAACTCTCCCAATTTCGACATCGTCCGGCCGTGGTCCCCGGAATGGTACGAAGTCCAGAAGTCAAACCTTGGGGAGGCGGCCTGCCGTCACGCCGGCTTCTATCCCATTCCCGACAACATCCGGCTGTCGGTCGTGATCCCGGTCTACAACGAAGAAAAAACGCTGCTGGACCTGGTCGACCGCGTCCGCGAAGTGCCCGTGCGAAAGGAACTGATTCTGGTCGACGACTGCAGCCGCGACAATTCGGCCGCAATCCTGAAACAGCTCGCGGAAGATTCCCGCATGGATGACTTCAATCGCGTGCGAGTCTTCTTCCATGAAGTGAATCAGGGTAAGGGCGCGGCTCTCAGAACCGGCTTCCAAAACGTCGAAGGAGATATCGTCATCATTCAGGACGCCGACCTGGAATACGATCCGTCAGAATATCCGTCGCTGCTGAAGCCCATCATCGAAGGCCGCGCCGACGTGGTTTACGGCAGTCGGTTTCTGGGAGACAAGGCGCACCGCGTCCTTTACTACTGGCACTACGTCGGCAATCGCTTTCTGACAATGCTGTCGAACTGGTTCACGAATCTGAACCTGACTGATATGGAAACCTGCTACAAGGTCTTTCGTGCGGAGGTGATTCGGGAACTCACACCGCGGCTGAAACAGAATCGTTTCGGATTCGAACCGGAAATCACCGCGCGAATTGCCCGACGCCGCTATCGCGTCTTCGAAACGTCGGTCAGCTACTCGGGCCGGACCTACGCGGAAGGCAAAAAGATCGGCTGGAAGGACGGCTTCCAGGCGATCTGGTGCATCGTCCGGTTCGGACTGGCCGACTGA
- the recQ gene encoding DNA helicase RecQ has protein sequence MVEELRARMQQCWGYDSFRPLQREAMLAAMEGRDSVVVLPTGGGKSLCYQLPAVCRDGMAIVVSPLIALMKDQVDALTQNGIPAAFINSSLSTAQRMAVADRVRNREIKLLFAAPERLVQDRTIRFLQDTAISFIAIDEAHCISQWGHDFRPEYRQLNCLRTAFPQASLHALTATATEKVRADIAGQLGLADPEILVGSFDRPNLLYRIERRTDVMIQIREVIDRHPNESGIIYCISRASVESTSATLNSLGYRTLPYHAGLEADERRKHQEAFIDEQVDIIVATVAFGMGIDKSNVRYVIHAEMPRNIEAYQQESGRAGRDGLEAECCLFYSGRDGKTWEFLINQSEDAGNRARSLAALAQMDSFCASAKCRHRQLVRHFGQDLESENCGACDVCLREIEPIEDPLVVAQKILSSVFRQEQRFGADYTAQVLRGSRNKKVLSNGHDRLSTYGLLRDESDQHVRGWIDQLVAHGYLVRSGEYSVLTISDAGWQVLKGRHTPQLTRPRRRVAASSESDKWVGVNRELFEDLRRIRQEVAADRGVPPYVIFGDVTLRELARLRPTDPNRLLQIYGIGERKKREFGAMLIDRIADWCRRNGVDTDVMASRASAPQIRPKPARISAASGQYFELFDSGLGIDEVALQLDRSVGTVCEHLASYVHVRKVTDAAAWIRPETVERVEAVIGNIGCERLKPIFEALNEEVSYGDIRVVVACFEVRHGD, from the coding sequence GTGGTCGAAGAGCTGCGCGCCAGGATGCAGCAGTGCTGGGGCTACGATTCCTTCCGGCCTCTGCAGCGGGAAGCGATGCTGGCGGCGATGGAAGGCCGCGATTCCGTGGTCGTGCTGCCCACGGGCGGAGGAAAGTCGCTGTGCTATCAGCTTCCGGCGGTCTGCCGTGACGGCATGGCCATCGTTGTCAGTCCGCTGATCGCTCTGATGAAGGATCAGGTGGACGCTCTGACTCAGAATGGCATCCCGGCCGCGTTCATCAACAGCAGCCTGAGCACCGCGCAGAGAATGGCGGTCGCCGATCGTGTGCGAAACCGCGAAATCAAGCTGTTGTTCGCAGCGCCTGAACGTCTGGTGCAGGATCGAACCATTCGATTTCTCCAGGACACCGCGATCAGTTTCATCGCGATTGACGAAGCGCACTGCATCAGTCAGTGGGGGCACGACTTTCGACCGGAGTACCGCCAGTTAAATTGCCTGCGAACCGCGTTTCCGCAGGCATCGCTGCATGCGCTGACGGCGACGGCCACGGAAAAAGTGCGAGCCGACATTGCCGGCCAGCTCGGACTGGCGGATCCGGAAATCCTGGTGGGATCGTTCGATCGTCCCAACCTGCTGTACCGCATCGAACGCCGCACCGACGTGATGATTCAGATTCGCGAAGTTATCGATCGCCATCCGAACGAATCCGGAATCATCTACTGCATCAGCCGCGCCAGTGTGGAAAGCACCAGCGCGACTCTGAACAGCCTGGGGTACCGGACGCTGCCGTATCACGCCGGCCTGGAAGCGGACGAGCGCCGGAAGCACCAGGAAGCGTTCATCGACGAACAGGTCGACATCATCGTGGCCACGGTGGCGTTCGGCATGGGTATCGACAAGAGCAATGTTCGCTATGTGATTCACGCCGAGATGCCGCGCAACATCGAAGCCTATCAGCAGGAAAGCGGCCGCGCGGGCCGCGACGGCCTGGAAGCCGAATGCTGTCTGTTCTATTCGGGCCGCGACGGCAAGACGTGGGAGTTTCTGATCAACCAGTCCGAAGACGCAGGCAATCGCGCCAGGTCGCTCGCCGCCCTGGCTCAGATGGATTCGTTTTGTGCCAGCGCGAAGTGCCGACACCGGCAGCTCGTACGCCATTTCGGCCAGGATCTGGAATCAGAAAACTGCGGCGCCTGTGACGTGTGTCTGAGGGAAATCGAACCGATCGAAGATCCGCTTGTCGTGGCCCAGAAGATCCTGTCCAGCGTGTTCCGCCAGGAGCAGCGATTCGGTGCCGACTACACGGCCCAGGTGTTGCGCGGGTCGCGCAATAAGAAAGTGCTGAGCAACGGTCATGATCGGCTGAGCACGTATGGTTTGTTGCGGGACGAATCCGACCAGCATGTTCGGGGCTGGATCGATCAGCTTGTGGCGCACGGCTACCTGGTTCGCTCCGGGGAATATTCCGTGCTGACGATCTCCGATGCGGGCTGGCAGGTTTTGAAGGGCCGGCACACTCCCCAGTTGACCCGTCCGCGTCGCCGCGTCGCAGCGTCCTCGGAATCGGATAAATGGGTCGGCGTCAATCGCGAACTGTTCGAAGACCTGCGACGAATTCGCCAGGAAGTCGCCGCGGATCGCGGAGTGCCGCCCTACGTCATCTTCGGTGACGTGACGCTGCGGGAACTGGCAAGACTGCGTCCGACGGACCCGAACCGACTGCTGCAGATCTACGGAATCGGCGAACGCAAGAAGCGGGAATTCGGCGCGATGCTGATCGATCGAATTGCCGACTGGTGCCGGCGGAACGGTGTGGACACGGATGTCATGGCATCTCGCGCGTCCGCGCCGCAGATTCGTCCCAAGCCCGCACGAATATCGGCGGCGTCGGGACAGTACTTCGAACTTTTCGATTCCGGCCTTGGAATCGACGAAGTGGCTCTGCAGTTGGACCGAAGCGTCGGAACTGTCTGCGAGCACCTGGCGTCGTATGTTCACGTCAGGAAGGTCACCGACGCGGCAGCCTGGATCCGCCCGGAAACTGTCGAACGGGTCGAAGCCGTGATCGGCAACATCGGTTGTGAACGGCTAAAGCCGATCTTTGAAGCGCTGAACGAAGAAGTCAGCTACGGAGACATCCGGGTCGTTGTCGCGTGCTTCGAAGTCAGGCACGGCGATTGA
- a CDS encoding helix-turn-helix transcriptional regulator codes for MKPDSMDAVFQALSNASRRRILDLVKGMPGCNVNDVCKYFDVSRIAVMKHLNVLEAARLILSEKHGRSRELYFNAAPIQMIYDRWTTEYSSFWASQVTDLKFKSEQQQKQKGNAANG; via the coding sequence ATGAAACCGGACTCAATGGATGCTGTGTTCCAGGCACTGTCGAACGCTTCCCGGCGAAGGATTCTGGATCTGGTGAAGGGAATGCCCGGCTGCAATGTGAATGACGTATGCAAGTATTTCGACGTCAGCCGCATTGCGGTGATGAAGCATCTGAACGTGCTGGAAGCGGCCCGGTTGATTCTGTCCGAAAAGCACGGTCGTTCGCGGGAACTGTATTTCAACGCAGCTCCGATACAGATGATCTACGACCGCTGGACGACGGAGTACAGCTCGTTCTGGGCAAGCCAGGTGACGGATCTGAAATTCAAGTCAGAGCAGCAACAGAAACAGAAAGGCAATGCCGCCAATGGCTGA
- a CDS encoding SRPBCC domain-containing protein: MAETTKAETTKLVNRIVINAPIQKVWDTLTKSGELQPFFFNSVLHTTSLAPGAPVRMRSPDGKYTGVVGEVLELDPPYRYSMTFKFTNFDDPVCKVTHVLKEIEGGTEYTLISEEIPKGTKTEKQMAQGGSFIVRTLKGVVETGRPPFGSRMLLTLIKCFAWATPKVCLSENWPLDRKIT, from the coding sequence ATGGCTGAAACGACGAAGGCTGAAACGACAAAGCTGGTGAATCGAATCGTCATTAACGCTCCGATTCAGAAGGTCTGGGACACACTGACGAAATCCGGCGAACTGCAGCCGTTTTTCTTCAACAGCGTGCTTCACACAACATCGCTGGCTCCCGGCGCGCCGGTCAGGATGAGATCACCGGACGGAAAGTACACCGGCGTTGTCGGCGAAGTTCTGGAACTCGACCCGCCGTATCGGTACTCGATGACGTTTAAGTTCACCAACTTCGACGATCCGGTCTGCAAAGTGACGCACGTTCTGAAGGAGATCGAAGGCGGCACGGAATACACTCTGATTTCGGAAGAAATTCCGAAGGGAACTAAAACGGAAAAGCAGATGGCCCAGGGCGGATCGTTTATCGTCAGGACTTTGAAAGGTGTTGTCGAAACGGGACGTCCGCCGTTTGGGTCGCGAATGCTGCTGACACTGATCAAGTGCTTCGCGTGGGCCACACCGAAGGTATGCCTTTCTGAAAACTGGCCGCTGGACCGTAAGATCACGTAG
- a CDS encoding M91 family zinc metallopeptidase translates to MATKYDTNITIDGSISNAQSAAPPMPSSFTLSLPASWDAAKYEKVIVANLDSLRKSVAANAVLKQLKRQLTIRPWIWTPANAAAIPTNLADAVDDDDNTCGVAGTGHGSDSTVWITPKNRKIPDATLLHESVHAFRHMEGAKTCRKYEAKFDKEEEYFAILITNVFMSEKKRKLIRIDHRGNSWVDNKSPWDQFRVDPFLIMSFEMQHSSLSLAVGKAKEAEFNPFSPHFADRMRVR, encoded by the coding sequence ATGGCTACGAAATACGACACGAATATCACGATCGATGGTTCCATCAGCAACGCTCAGAGCGCCGCACCGCCGATGCCGTCCTCGTTCACGCTCAGCCTGCCGGCATCCTGGGACGCTGCGAAGTACGAAAAAGTCATCGTGGCGAATCTCGATTCACTGCGAAAATCCGTGGCGGCGAACGCGGTGCTGAAGCAACTGAAGCGACAACTGACGATTCGTCCGTGGATCTGGACGCCCGCCAACGCCGCTGCGATCCCGACGAATCTGGCCGACGCCGTCGACGATGACGACAACACCTGCGGCGTCGCGGGTACCGGACACGGATCAGATTCCACCGTCTGGATTACGCCGAAAAACCGCAAGATTCCGGATGCCACGCTGCTGCACGAAAGCGTTCACGCCTTTCGACACATGGAGGGTGCGAAGACCTGCCGCAAGTATGAGGCGAAGTTCGACAAGGAAGAAGAGTACTTTGCCATTCTGATTACGAATGTATTCATGTCGGAAAAGAAGCGCAAGCTGATTCGCATCGATCACCGAGGCAATTCCTGGGTCGACAACAAGTCTCCGTGGGACCAGTTTCGCGTTGATCCGTTTCTGATCATGTCGTTTGAAATGCAGCATTCGTCGCTGTCGCTGGCGGTGGGCAAGGCGAAGGAAGCGGAGTTCAATCCGTTCAGCCCTCACTTCGCCGACCGCATGCGAGTCCGCTGA
- a CDS encoding PQQ-binding-like beta-propeller repeat protein: protein MSHRAATFRWLTAACLSLMFVLSSTIATGQDNWPRFRGANADGVAPDNEGLPLTWSASENVRWVADVPGFGWSCPVVWGDRVFVTTVVADEAGEGPKKGLYLGQGVREPAKGIHHWLVYCFDLNSGNELWKHEAHTGEPLVPRHPKSTYAAETPATDGERLYVLFGDLGLYCYDLSGTPLWSQPIEPRKTFFDYGAASSPVVHDGRVFVVYDNQEESWIAAFGAKSGERIWRTSRDETHSWATPFVWQNSLRTEIVVNGKNRNRSYSLDGDVLWEFDGRMSNLVIPSPFAAHGLCYIAAGYVGDQHRPTFAVRPGASGDLKPDENFSNSEFIAWYQPQASSYNPSHIVYGDYLYTLYDQGFLTCHNAKSGEEIYGKSRFTPGGSFTASPFAYNGHLFCLNEDGLTYVVKAGPEFEIVGRNDLGELSLSSPAIAGDKLLIRTASKLYCLTGSSN, encoded by the coding sequence ATGTCCCACCGCGCTGCGACATTCCGCTGGCTCACTGCGGCCTGCCTCAGTCTCATGTTCGTTCTGTCGTCGACGATAGCCACCGGTCAGGACAACTGGCCCCGGTTTCGGGGAGCCAATGCGGACGGTGTTGCTCCTGATAACGAAGGGCTGCCGCTGACGTGGTCTGCCAGCGAGAATGTCCGGTGGGTCGCCGATGTTCCCGGCTTTGGCTGGTCGTGTCCCGTCGTGTGGGGCGATCGCGTTTTCGTCACAACTGTGGTGGCTGACGAAGCCGGTGAAGGACCAAAGAAGGGGCTTTATCTGGGTCAGGGAGTCCGGGAACCGGCAAAAGGCATTCATCACTGGCTGGTGTATTGTTTCGATCTGAACAGCGGAAACGAACTGTGGAAGCACGAAGCTCACACCGGCGAACCGCTCGTGCCCCGGCACCCGAAAAGCACGTATGCCGCGGAGACTCCGGCGACCGACGGCGAACGGCTGTATGTGCTGTTCGGAGATCTGGGACTTTACTGCTACGACCTGAGCGGCACGCCACTGTGGTCGCAGCCGATCGAACCAAGAAAGACGTTCTTCGACTACGGAGCGGCGTCATCGCCGGTCGTTCACGACGGACGCGTGTTCGTGGTCTACGACAACCAGGAGGAATCGTGGATCGCTGCATTTGGTGCGAAGTCCGGCGAACGCATCTGGCGCACTTCGCGCGACGAAACGCATTCCTGGGCCACGCCGTTTGTCTGGCAGAATTCACTTCGAACGGAGATCGTCGTCAATGGGAAAAACCGCAACCGCAGCTATTCGCTGGACGGTGACGTCTTGTGGGAATTCGATGGCAGGATGTCAAACCTTGTAATTCCGTCTCCGTTCGCGGCACACGGTCTGTGTTACATCGCCGCCGGCTACGTCGGCGACCAGCATCGACCGACGTTCGCCGTCAGGCCCGGAGCCAGCGGCGATCTGAAGCCCGACGAGAATTTTTCCAACAGCGAATTCATCGCCTGGTATCAGCCTCAGGCGTCGTCCTACAACCCGTCGCACATCGTCTACGGCGATTACCTTTACACGCTGTACGATCAGGGGTTTCTGACCTGTCACAACGCAAAATCGGGCGAAGAGATCTACGGGAAGTCGCGATTTACGCCGGGCGGTTCGTTTACAGCTTCGCCGTTCGCCTACAACGGGCATTTGTTCTGTCTGAACGAAGACGGTCTGACGTACGTGGTGAAGGCCGGACCGGAATTCGAAATCGTCGGACGAAACGACCTGGGTGAACTGTCGCTGTCCAGTCCGGCCATCGCCGGCGACAAGCTGCTGATCCGCACGGCTTCAAAATTGTACTGCCTGACGGGTTCGTCGAATTGA